TATTGAGGTCAAAACGAGGAGTATCATCCGCTTCTTAGAGGACGGGGACAAGGTCAAGGTGACTATTCGTTTTCGGGGGCGGGAAATGGCTTATGCCGAACAGGGGCATGATCTCCTGGTTAAGGTCGCGGAACAGGTTAAGGAATACGGGGTTGTCGAACAGCACGCCAAGCGTGAAGGGCGTCAGCTGATGATGGTTCTGGGGCCGGCGAAGAAAACAAAATAGTTGTCTGTCTGAGTCCCTGGGAGAAAATGGCCGTCGGCTGGTGGGGACCGGTGAAACAGGCGTGAATATATTCAAGAGTCAAGGAGTCTGAGGGTTATGCCGAAAATCAAGTCCAATAGCGGTGCTAAAAAACGTTTCAAGCTTACCGGCACCGGCAAGGTGTCGCGGCGTAAAGCTTACGCCAGCCACCTGCTCAATTGTAAAACCCGGAAAAGAAAACGTAATCTACGCAAGGCGACCCTGGTGGACAGCGCCAACCAGCGCAGTATCAGCCGGATGCTGCCCTACCTATAAATAGTCAGGAGTATTAAAATGCCAAGAGTAAAGGGTGGGTTCAAGGCCCGCAGAAGACATAAAAAAATTCTGAAAATGGCCAAAGGCTATCGTGGGGCTCGCAGTAAGCTTTTCCGCAGCGCCGCCGAGACGGTTGATCGGGCGCTGAATTACGCCTTCCGCGACCGGCGGGTGCGGAAACGCGAGTTCCGCAGTCTTTGGATTCAGCGGATCAATGCGGC
This sequence is a window from Pseudomonadota bacterium. Protein-coding genes within it:
- a CDS encoding 50S ribosomal protein L35, producing the protein MPKIKSNSGAKKRFKLTGTGKVSRRKAYASHLLNCKTRKRKRNLRKATLVDSANQRSISRMLPYL
- a CDS encoding 50S ribosomal protein L20, with translation MPRVKGGFKARRRHKKILKMAKGYRGARSKLFRSAAETVDRALNYAFRDRRVRKREFRSLWIQRINAAARLHGLSYSRFMAGLNQAEIEVDRKILADIAVNDPAAFGKYVDLASAALAV